From the Micromonospora echinofusca genome, the window GGGTCGGCGGCCCCCTCGCCGTCTCCGAGGGCCGGGCGAAGAACCCGATGTCGAAGGCCTTCGTGGAGGCCGCGGCCGAGGCCGGGCACGCCGTCAACCCGGACTTCAACGGGGCCGAGCAGGACGGGTTCGGGTTCTTCCAGGTCACCCAGCGGGACGGCCGCCGCGCGAGCGCCGCCACCGCGTTCCTGCACCCGGCGCTCGACCGGCCGAACCTGACGGTCGAGACGAACCTGCAGGTGCACCGGGTCCTGTTCGACCACGGGCGGGCCGTGGGGGTCGTCGGTCAGCGCCTGGACGACGAGATCACGGTCCGGGCGGAACGCGAGGTGATCCTCGCCGGCGGGGCCTACAACAGCCCGCACCTGCTGATGCACTCCGGCGTCGGTCCCGCCGACCTGCTGGCCGCGCTCGGCATGCCGGTCGTGCTCGACCAGCCCGCGGTGGGCCAGGGGCTCCAGGACCACGCCCTGGTGCCGCTGATCTTCACGCACTCCCACCCGATCAGCCTGCTCGTCGCCGGCGCACCGGCCAACGTGGAGCAGTTCATGGCGGAGGGCACGGGACCGCTGACGTCCAACGGCCCGGAGTCCGGCGGGTTCGCCCGGACCCGGGACGACCTGCCGGCTCCCGACGTGGAGTACCTGGGAGCGCCCGTCATGTTCGCCGACAGCGGCCTCGGCACGCCGACCCACCACGCCTTCTCGTACGGTCCGTCGATCCTCACCCCGCGTAGCCGGGGCTACGTGACCCTGGCCTCCGACGACCCGACGGCGAAGCCGAAGATCGTGCACAACTACTTCGCGGACGAGGCCGACATGCGGGTCGCGATCGACGGTGTGCGCATCGGGTTGGAGATCTCGCGGCAGCCGGCCCTGAAGCCCTACACGGAGGCGGCGTACCAGCCGCCTGCGTCGGAGTCGGACGACGACCTGCGCACCTACGTCCGTCAGTACGCGCACTCCATCTACCACCCGGCCGGCACCTGTGCCATGGGCACGGTCGTCGACGCCGACCTGCGGGTGCGCGGCGTGGAGGGGCTGCGGGTGGTCGACGCCTCGGTCATGCCGACGCTGATCCGCGGCAACCCGAACGCCGCGGTGATGGCCATCGCCGAGAAGGCGGCAGACCTGATCAGCGGGGCCCCGCCGCTGCCCGTGAACACGGCCGCGCTCGCGGCCTGACCGTAACGACACGACTATCTCGAAGGAGGACCGGGTGGAGGTCACCCAAGCACCGTCCAGGACCGAACTGGTCAAGCGGGCCACCGATCTGGTGCCGCTGCTGCGAAAGCACGCCGGTTGGTCGGAGGAGAATCGGCGCCTGCACGACGAGGTGGTCGACGCGATGGCGGAGGCCGGCTTCTTCAAGATGCGGGTGCCCACCCGGTACGGCGGATACGAGTCCGACACCCGTACGCAGGCGGAGGTCACCGCAGAACTGGCCCGCGGTGACGGCTCGGTCGGCTGGACCATGTCGGTCTGGACGATCCCCGGCTGGATGGTGGGCATGTTCCCGGACGAGGTCCAGGACGAGGTCCACGCCACGCCCGACGTCCGGGTGTGCGGCACGCTGAGCCCGTCCGCGATGGCCACCCCCAAGGAGGGCGGCCTGGTGGTCAACGGTCAGTGGGGCTTCATCAGCGGCGCCCAGCACAGCCACTGGCAGGAGATCATCGCCATGGCGCCGACTCCGGACGGCGCCGGGCTCTGGCCGGTGATGGCGCTGGTGCCGATGTCGGACCTGGAGATCGTCGACGACTGGTACACGGCCGGCATGCGCGGCTCGGGCAGCGTCACCACCGTCGCCCGGGACGTCTTCGTGCCCCAGGAGCGGGCGCTGCCGCTGCCGGCGGTCCTGCAGAACCAGTACGCCTCCGTCCTGAACGCCGACCTGCCGATGTACCGCACGACGCTGCTCGGCGTGGCCGCCGCCTCCTCGGTCGGCACCGTGGTCGGGCTGGCCAGGGCGGCCCGGGAGGTCTTCTTCGAGCGGCTGCCTGGCCGGAAGATCACCTACACCGAGTACGACAGCCAGCGCGAGGCCCCGATCACCCATCTCCGGGTCGCCGAGGCCGTCATGAAGATCGACCAGGCGGAGTTCCACGCCCACCGGGTCACCGGGCTGGTCGACGACAAGGGCCTGTCCGGCGAGTCCCTGACCCTGGAGGAGCGGGCCCGTTCCCGGGCCGACGTCGGCGCCGTCTGCCAGCTCGGCAAGGAGGCCGTGGACATCTTCAACATGGCCAGCGGCGGCTCGTCCATCTACAACAGCGTGCCGATCCAGCGCATCGCCCGCGACGTGCAGGTCGTCAACATGCACGCGCTGATGCTGCCGGAGACCAACTACGAGCTGTACGGCCGGGTCCTCTGCGGCCTGGAGCCCAACTCGCCGTACATCTGACGCACGGGCCCGCCGGGTGCATGGCGCGGGCGCGGCGGACGACGAGGTCCGCCGCGCCCGCGCCGCTCGTGTCGGGTCCGCTGCGGTGCGCCCCCCGAACCCGTCGTCCGGGTCCGGCGGGCGCCCTTTGCGTGCGCCCCTGGAAGCGGTCGGAGAGGCGGCCGGAGACCGCGCCCGCGGCCCTCTTCCGGCTCAGCGACGACGGCTGGCCCGATCCGTGCGCGAAGCGGCGGGGATTCGCGTGACCGGGTGGGGCCGGCCGGTTTCGCGCGACGGCGGACCGGACCCCGGAAACGCCGTCCCGTGCGCCATTTCCGCCCCGACGATTCGTCGACCGCCGCGTCAGACAGCGCCACCGTGAAAGGGCGTGCTGCGCGACGTCGCGCGCTTGGGGACGGCCACGCCTCCCGCCCTGCGCGGGCTCGACCTCACGACGGGAAGAACCGTCGGGCTCCCGGCCCGACGGTTCTCCCTGACAGTTCCCGGCCGGCCGCGGCTCGCCGCGACCGGAGGTCATACCTGGTGAGATGGCGACCGTCGCAGCCGCAGCGCGAACAGGCCGCCGAGCAGCAGGACGCCCACCACCACGCCCAGCGCCGGCCGCACGGCCGGCAGGAAGGCGTCGGCGAAGGCGGCCTGCGCCACCTCCCGGTACCGGTCGGCGAGCTCCGGCGGGGTCCCGGCCGGCACGACGAAACCGCCGGCCTGGCCGGCGCCCAGCTTGACGCCCTCGCCGGCGGCCACGCCGAATCCGTGCAGGAAGTCCGCCCGGGCCTCGGGAGGCAGCTGCGCCGCGCCCGCCCGGGCGGCCTCGGGCAGGGCGTCGGCCAGCCGGTGTTGCAGGACGGCGCCGACGACCGCCGCGCCGAGCGCCCCGCCGACCTGGCGCGCCGTGTTGAGCACGCCCGCGGCGGCGCCGGCCAGGTGGGCGGGGACGTGGCGCATGGCCTCGGTGGTGGTCGGCGCGATGGACGCCCCCATGCCGACGCCGACGGCGATCAGCGGCACGACGAACGTGCCGGCCGTGGAGTGCGGCGTGACCAGCAGCGCCATGCCCAGCACGCCGAGCGCGTACACGGTGAGCCCGCCGGCGAGCAGCCGCCGGCCGCCGAGGCGGTCGGTGAGCCGCCCGGCGACCGGCGCGACGGCGCTGAGCACCACCGTCCACGGCAGCGCGGCGAGTCCCGACTCCAGCGGGCTCATGCCGAGCAGCGCCTGCGTCTCGATGACGAAGACCAGCAGGAAGCCGTACAGCCCGAAGGAGCTGACGAGCGTGATCACCGTCGCCGGACCGAAGTTGGCGAGGCGGAACAGCGCGGGCGGGACGAGCGGCTCCCGCTGCCGGCGCTCGCGCAGCGCGAACACCACCGCGCACACCGCCGTGGCGACCAGGATCGCCGGGATGCCGACGGGCCCGCGTACCGTGCCCCAGTCGTGCCGTTCGCCCTCGATGAGGGCGTACATGAGGCCCACCAGCGCGGCCGTGGCCAGGAGCACGCCGACCACGTCGAGGTGACGCGGCCGGCGGGTACGCAGGTCGGGCACGAGCCACCAGGCCAGGGCGACGCCCGCCGCGCTGAGTGGCACGTTGAGATAGAAGATCCACTCCCAGCCGAGCCGGGTGATCACGAGGCCGCCGAGGGTGGGGCCGCTGACGGCGGCCACGCCGGCGACGGCGGTGAAGATCCCGAAGGCGGCGCCCCGCCGCGAAGCCGGGAAGATGCCGGAGATCAGGACCAGCGCCTGCGGCAGCAGCGCGGCGGCGCCCACGCCCTGCACCACCCGCGCGGCGATGAGCTGCCCCGGTGACTGGGCGGCGCCGCAGAGCACCGAGGCCACCGCGAACACCGCCATGCCGGCCATGAAGACGGTACGCGGACCGAACAGGTCGCCGAGGCGCCCGGCGACGATCAGCAACGACGCCAACGCCAGCAGGTAGCCGTTGAGCACCCAGAGCATGCTGTCGATGCCGGTGTCGAGGGACCGCATCATGTCCGGCACGGCCGTGTTGACGATGCTCGTGTCGAGCAGGATCAGGAAGTTGCCGAGGCACAGCACCAGCAGGGCCGCCCACGGGTTGCCGGGCCTCGCCCGCGGCGGCGTCACCGGGTCGACGGCCCGCCCCGGGTCACGCCTCGCCCGCACGCGAGGCCTCCTCCCCGACGGCGGCGTCGGCGCCGGGCACGCCGGCCGGGGGCGGCCCGAGGCCGCCACCGTACAGCCGCGCCCCGATCCGGCGGGCCGCGGCCAGGCTCGCCCAGGCCGTGATCGCGAGCAGCGCGGCGTCGTCGGCGCCGCCGTCGCGACAGGCGGCGACGTCGGCGTCGGTGACCCGGTACGGCGCGAGCGCGGTCAGCAGCGCCAACCGGGCGGCGGGTCGCTCGGGCGGCGACAGCTCGGCGACCACGGCGTCGAACCACCGCCCGCCCGGCTCCGGGGGCGGCGGGTCGGCCACGCAGGCCAGGACCCGCCGCCGGACGTGCTCCGGCAGGGCGGCCGCGCCGGCGCGACGAACGGCCTGGCCGGCCCGGGCGAAGGCGGCGGCCACGTGCGGCTGCCCGAGGGCCCAGGCCAGGTCGGCCTCCGGCGGCGCGGGCGGCAGCAGCTCCAGGGAACGACCGGGGGGCCGGCCGGTGCGGGCCAGCGCCCCCATGATGCGGGCGGCCGTGCGCCGGAGGCCGGCGCGGACCCCGGCCGGCGTGGGCGGCAACGGGGAGTCCTGGAGGAAGACGCTCACCATCCGGTTCAGGTAGTGGAAGGCCACCGCCACGCCGATCAGTTCCGGTCCGTGCTCGGCGGGGAACGGCGGGGGCCGGCGGCGCGCGAGGTCGTCGTCCCCGCTGTGCCGGGCCCAGTCGGCCAGGGCCCGCAGCCGGGGGTCGCCGATCCCGCCGACCCCGGCCGTCAGCCACCCGCCCGCGTCGCCCAGCAGCCCCGCCGCCGTCGCGCCGTGCACCTCCACGCAGTACGGGCACCGGTTGCTCTCGGAGACGGCGGCGGCGACCACCTCCTTCGCGTCGCGGCCGACCAGCCCCTCGGCGAGCAGCGTCTCGCGCAGCATCAGCCAGCACGCGCGCAGCACGTCGGGGGCGGGGGAGTGCAGCAGCACCGGGGGCGCGAGGACGCCGAAGTCGTCGGCCATCTGCCCGTAGACCCGCGCGACGGGCCCGTCGGCGGCGTCCGGGGCGACCGGCGTCACGTGCCGGACGTGGGTCAGCATGGTGCGGCTCGTCACCCGAGCCAGTCGCCTGCCCATCGGTTTCCTTCCTGGTCGGGCGGGCCGGGGCCGGGGGCGGGGCGCGCCCCCGGCCCGTTCTGGACGTAGGGCGGGTGTCGAAGTCCCTGGCCGGCCTGCGGCGGACCCAGGCGGCGCCCGAGGACTTCGACACCCGCCCTAACCGGGTACGACCTGGGGCACCGCGGTGACCGTCCCGTCGGGCAGCGAGCCGTGGTAGGTGACCGGCACGCCCCGCTCCTGCGCCGCCCGGACGATGCCGGGCACGGCGCGTTCGGCCAGCGCGGCGATGGTGAGGGCCGGGTTGACGGTGAGCGCGCCCGGCACCGCCGAGCCGTCGGTGACGAAGATGCCGGGGTGCTGGCGCAGCTCGTGCCGGTCGTCGAGGGCCGACGTCGCCGGGTCGTCGCCGATCCGGCAGGACGACAGCGGGTGCACCGTGTACGCGCCGACCACGTCGTTGGTCCACGGCATCACCCGGGCCAGCCCGTCGCGCTCCAGGATGTCCCGGGCGTCCGCGTCGGCGGCGGCCCAGCCCCGCAGCGTGTTGGCGGTGGGCCGGTAGCGCAACGGACCCCGGCCCAGCATCTGCTGGGAGATGCGGTCCGCGTTGCCGGTCGCCGGCGGCGGCCCGAAGACGCCCTCGTTGTCGTCCTCCGACATCGTGAACAGCGTCAGCCACGACTGCCAGCGGCGCAGCATGTCCTTCTTGGCCAGGCCGAACCAGCTCGGGCCCTGCGCGTCGGGCACCTGGGCGAGGATCGTGCCCAGCCCCAGCGGGAAGAAGAGCTGTTCCAGCGAGTACCGCTCGTACTCGGGCAGGTCCGGGTCGAGCCGGTCCCACGTCGCCACCGTCGGCCCGCGGCCGATCTGGTTGGCGTCGTAGCCCTTTCCGTCGGGGCGGCTGAGCCCGAGCACCTCCCGGACCCGGTCGTCGTCGAAGACGGCCGTGTTGAGCCGCTCCCCGTTGCCGGAGAAGTACCGACCGACGGCGGTGGGCATGGTGCCCAGGGTGGGCTCCGAGCGTTGCAGGATCACCGGGGTGGCCCCGGCCCCGGCGGCCACGATGACGATCTTGGCGTCGATCGTCCCGCTGTCGTGCAGGATCCGGTAGTCCTCCGCGTCGACGATGCGGTAGTGCACCCGGTACCCGCCGTCGTCGGTGCGGGAGAGGTGCTGCACCTCGTGCAGCGGCCGGATCTCGGCGCCGTGTGCCAGGGCCGCCGGCAGGTAGTTGAGCAGCAGGGAGCGCTTCGCGTCGAAGCGGCACCCGGCCATCATCCAGTTGCAGTTGGTGCACTTGTCGACGTCCACCGCCGACGGCACCGGGTTGGCCGTACGCCCGGCGTGCGCGCAGGCCGCCGCGAACAGGCCGCCGGCGTACGGCACCTTGTCCCAGCTCTGCATGGTCACCGGCAGCGACTCGCAGACCCGGTCGTACCAGGGGTCGAGCGTGGCGCGGGTGATGGCCGCCGGCCACATCCGGCGGCCGATGCTGCCCTGCCGCTCGAAGATGAACCGGGGCGCGCGCGGCATGGTGGCGAAGTAGACGACGCTGCCGCCGCCGACGCAGTTGCCGCCGAGCACGCTCATCCCGTCGCCCACGGTGAAGTCGAAGATCCGGGTGTACGACGAGCCGAGCTTGAAGTCGTGGTCGAACTCCTCGCTGGACAGCCACGGGCCCCGCTCCAGGACCACCACGCGCGCCCCGCCCGCGGCCAGGTGGTAGGCGGGGATCGCCCCGCCGAAGCCGCTGCCGATCACCACGACGTCGGTGCTTGCGTTACTGGTCATGCCGGGCTCCCTGTGGGCGTGGTGTGCGGGTGCAGTCGCGACAGCGGGCGTCCGTACGAGTACTCGGGGAAGCGCCACAGCCCGTCGGCGTCGGGCTTGGTGATGCCGATCGCCAGCAGCCCCGGGTGCCCGGCGGCGAGGGCGTCGACGGTGTTCATGTGCGCGGCGCTGTCGTAGGCCATGTTGCTGAACAGGGCGAGCCCCACCCACATCTCCTTCTCCGGGTTGTCCGGGGCGAGCAGGTGGCTCAACAGCGCGGTGCGGTGGTCGAACGCGAGCGCGACGAAGGGCGGCACGCTCGGATCGAGGGTCAGGCCGTTCGTCTCGGCGTACCCGCTCGCGTGCGCGTTGAGGGCCTCACTGAGCGTGCCCAGCATCAGCGACAGCCCGCCGGCCGGGTCCTCCATCAGAGCCAGCGCCCCGGACTCGACGGCGCCGCCGTCGGTCGAGACGCCCGCGATCGCCCGGTCGTCGGCGGACCGCTTCGCCCCGGGGATGATGGTGTCGGCGAACGCCTCCAGCGTCAGCACGCGCGCCTGCTGTTCCTCTGGTGTCTCCGGTTGCACGGCGGCTACCTCCTTTTGGGGCGGGCGCGTCGGTTTCCGGTCCCGCCAAGACGTTTTTCGGGCAGCCTTGACCACCGCTCGGTAAGCGACGGAATCAAGGAATGAAATGGTGGTCGCCCGGAGATTTCCGCGCGGTGTGGATGGTGCGTGAAGTTCTGCATCATCGTGGCGACCGACGCAGGTGGGACGCATCTTCCGTTTTGCTCAGGCCGATGTCGCGGTGGCCGGGACGATTGGCGGAAAATTGCGCGTGGGAAGGGCGGGCTGCAATTTCCACGCGCGGGTCGTACGTGCGGTGGCGGCGGCCGGGCCCGGTCCCGGGCAGGGGGTCAGGCCGGTTCGGCGGCCCGGTGCGGCGCGGCGGTCGCCGGGAGCGCGGCGCGCCCGGCCTGGCGGCGGCTCAGCCGCCCCGTCCGGTGCAGCCAGCGCACGGTGTCGGTCAGCGTCTCGTCCAGCGACCGGCTCGCCGGCCCGAGCAGTTCCTCCGTCGGCGTGCCGTCGATCGGGCGGGCGGTGGCGCACAGGTAGATGGCGCCGTGCTCGGCGGGCAGGTGCACGGGCGACAGCCGCTGCGCCGCGCTGACCAGGTGCCCCATCGGCAGCAGGGCCCGCGCCGGCAGCCGCAGGGTGGGCAGGGCCCGCCCGGTGACCCGGCGCAGCGCGTCGACGAACTCGCGGGTCGTGACGTACCGGCCGGGGGCCGGGAAGCGGCGGGGGCCGCGCCCCGGTTCGAGCACCGCGGCGTGCAGCCGGGCCACGTCCCGCACGTCGCCGACGGGGAAGCCGCCGGTGGGCCACATCGGCATCAAGCCGCGCAGCACGTTGCGTACCCGCGTCGTCTGGTCGCCCAGGTGCGGGTCGTCGGGCCCGAGCGAGGCGAGCGGGTACGTGACGACCACCGGCGCCCCGTCGCCCTGGTGCCGGCGTGCGACGTGCTCGGCGGCGGCCTTGCTGCGCAGGTACGCCTCCCGCGGCGCGCCGACCGGCGAGTCGACGGTCAGCGGCGAGCGCGCGGCCGGCAGCAGCACGCCGAAGGTGGAGACGTGGACGATCGGGTCGAGGCCCGCCGCCCGCGCCGCCCCGAGCACGACCTCGGTGCCGCGCAGGTTGACCGCCCGCATCCGCGCCCGGTCCCGGGAGTCGAAGCTGTACACGCCGGCCGCGTGCAGCGCGGCGGCGCAGCCGTCGGCGGCCCGGGCGACGTCGGCGGGGTCGGTGACGTCACCGACGACCAGCTCCACCCGCCCGGCGTCGGCGCCCGACGCGGTCAGCACCCGTCGGGCGCGGGCCGCGTCCCGCACGAGCATCCGGACCCGGTGGCCGGCGTCGAGGATGGCCGCCGTCGAGTGGGAGCCGATGAATCCGGTGCCACCGGTTACCAGGACCAGCATCGCGACTCCCGCGGGTGGGGGACTGGGTCGTCGCCCATCATTCGCGGGCGCCGCCGACCCCTCCTTCTCCCAGGGTGCTCAACCGGCGTCGATCGCGTTGCCCGCGCCCCCGCCTTCCCAATACTGGCATTGCCGCAGTCGTGGGAGCCGTCGTCGTGACCGCCCGGCGGCGCAGAGCAGGAGGCAGATCATGATCGCTCGTCGGGTGGCCTCGTCGGTGGTCCAGCGTCAGGTCAACTACGTCACGCCGGTGCCGCAGGGGTCCGCGCGGGGCCTGGTGGCGGCCGTCTACGCCCAGGTGGCGCAGGAGATGCAGCTGGTGGTGCCGCCGGCGCAGCTGCACTCCCCGTCGCCGGAGGTGCTGGCCGCGTACTGGATGGTCATGCGGGAGCCGCTGCTGCCGACGGAGAACGTGGACCGGGCGACGAAGGAGGCGGTGGCGGCCGCCGTGTCGGTGGCGAACATCTGCCCGTACTGCGTGGACATGCACAGCGTCGGGCTCTACGAGCTCTCCACCGAGCACGACGCGGAGGCGATCGTGGCCGACCGGCTCGCCGAGATCACCGACCGGCGCATCCGCGAGGCGGCGGAGTGGGCTCGTACGGCCCACCAGCCGCAGACCGCGCGCCCGGTCCTGCCGTTCGCGGAGCGGGACCGCCCGGAGCTGGTCGGCGTGGTGGTGGGCTTCCACTACGTCGCCCGCGTGGTCAACGTGTTCCTCGCCAACTTCCTGCTCCCGCCCGGGTTGACGCCGCGGGCGCGGCGGCGCCTGAAGCGCGGTATCGGCTGGTTGTTGCAGGGCACGCTGCGCGACGCCCGGGAGCCGGGTCGCTCGGTGGAGCTGCTGCCGCCGGCGCCGCTGCCGGCGGAGGCGGCCTGGGCGGCGGGCAGCCCGCACGTGGCCGGGGCGATGGCCCGCGCCTACGCGGCGTTCGAGGCGGCCGGCGAGCGGGCGGTCCCGCCTGCGGTGCGGGAGCTGGTCGTCGAACGTCTGGCCGCCTGGCGGGGGGAGGAGACCGGCCTGAGTCGACAGTGGTGCGAGCGGTTGATCGCGCCGCTGCCCGAGCCGGAGCGCGCCGCCGGCCGCCTGGCCCTGCTGACCGCGTTCGCCTCCTACCAGGTCGACGAGGAGGTGGTCACCGAGTTCCGCCGCCACCAGCCGGGCGACGCGGCCCTGGTCGACGCGGTCGCCTGGGCCAGCTTCGCCGCGGCCCGCCGCGTCGGCGCCTGGTACGCCCCCGCCGGCTCGCCCGAGCCGGTCTGACGGAGCCGCGACACGAACTGAGCACGCAGGAAGACGCGTCGACGTGTCGGTGTCGACACGCTGGGTGAGGGCGTGGCGTTCTCGCGCGTCCGTCACCCTTGGAGGAGGCAACGTGACCAGCTACCAGGCGACCCTGCCCGGATCGTCCGGGCGTTGGGCGGCACTCAACGGCACGCACCACCGGGCCGCCCTGAACGCGTTTCTCGTGATCGTGCTGGCGCACTGGGCCGAGCACCTGGTGCAGGCGTACCAGATCTGGGGCCTGGGTTGGTCGCGGCCGGAGGCGCGCGGGGTGCTCGGCATGCCGTTCCCGTGGCTCGTCAGCTCCGAGTGGCTGCACTACGGCTACGCCATCGTGATGCTCGTCGGGCTGTGGATGCTGCGTCCCGGCTTCGTCGGGCGCAGCCGGAGCTGGTGGACCGCCGCCCTGGCGCTCCAGTTCTGGCACCACATCGAGCACCTGCTGCTGCTGTTGCAGGCGCAGACCGGCCGGCACCTGTTCGGCAGCCCCGTGCCCACCAGCCTGCTCCAGGTCGTGATCCCCCGGGTCGAGCTGCACCTGTTCTACAACACGGTCGTCTTCGTGCCGATGGTGATCGCGATGTACCTGCACCTGCGGCCCTCCGCGGCGGAGGAGGAGCTGATGGCGTGCAGCTGCCGGCAGCCCGGGGCCGCCGCGCAGCCGGCATGACCACCATGGACGGTGCCCGCCCGCCCGCGCCGCCCGCGCCGGCCGGGAGGGTGCAGCGGGCGGCGATCGTCGTGGCGGCCGGTGTCGTGCTGTCGATCGTCGCGTTGCTGGCCTTCGGCAGCCCGGCCGCGAGCCGGCGGCTGATGCTCCAGCCGGGCGACGGGTCGGTCGTCGGGTCGGCGCCCGCCGAGGTGACGCTCACGCTCGGCGGGGCCGAGTCGGCCGAGGACCCGCACCTGGCCGTGACCGGACCGACCGGGGCGGTCGTCTCGACCAGGAGGCCGGCCGTCCGCGACGGCCGCCT encodes:
- a CDS encoding GMC family oxidoreductase: MYDYVVVGGGTAGCVLAARLSENPEVTVCLIEAGPADNAPNIHIPAAFGKLFRTRLDWDYDTHDEPFLDRRRVYLPRGRVLGGTSSINTMIYIRGNRLDFDGWRQPGWSFDELLPYFKRSEDNERGESTYHGVGGPLAVSEGRAKNPMSKAFVEAAAEAGHAVNPDFNGAEQDGFGFFQVTQRDGRRASAATAFLHPALDRPNLTVETNLQVHRVLFDHGRAVGVVGQRLDDEITVRAEREVILAGGAYNSPHLLMHSGVGPADLLAALGMPVVLDQPAVGQGLQDHALVPLIFTHSHPISLLVAGAPANVEQFMAEGTGPLTSNGPESGGFARTRDDLPAPDVEYLGAPVMFADSGLGTPTHHAFSYGPSILTPRSRGYVTLASDDPTAKPKIVHNYFADEADMRVAIDGVRIGLEISRQPALKPYTEAAYQPPASESDDDLRTYVRQYAHSIYHPAGTCAMGTVVDADLRVRGVEGLRVVDASVMPTLIRGNPNAAVMAIAEKAADLISGAPPLPVNTAALAA
- a CDS encoding acyl-CoA dehydrogenase family protein, which translates into the protein MEVTQAPSRTELVKRATDLVPLLRKHAGWSEENRRLHDEVVDAMAEAGFFKMRVPTRYGGYESDTRTQAEVTAELARGDGSVGWTMSVWTIPGWMVGMFPDEVQDEVHATPDVRVCGTLSPSAMATPKEGGLVVNGQWGFISGAQHSHWQEIIAMAPTPDGAGLWPVMALVPMSDLEIVDDWYTAGMRGSGSVTTVARDVFVPQERALPLPAVLQNQYASVLNADLPMYRTTLLGVAAASSVGTVVGLARAAREVFFERLPGRKITYTEYDSQREAPITHLRVAEAVMKIDQAEFHAHRVTGLVDDKGLSGESLTLEERARSRADVGAVCQLGKEAVDIFNMASGGSSIYNSVPIQRIARDVQVVNMHALMLPETNYELYGRVLCGLEPNSPYI
- a CDS encoding DHA2 family efflux MFS transporter permease subunit encodes the protein MRARRDPGRAVDPVTPPRARPGNPWAALLVLCLGNFLILLDTSIVNTAVPDMMRSLDTGIDSMLWVLNGYLLALASLLIVAGRLGDLFGPRTVFMAGMAVFAVASVLCGAAQSPGQLIAARVVQGVGAAALLPQALVLISGIFPASRRGAAFGIFTAVAGVAAVSGPTLGGLVITRLGWEWIFYLNVPLSAAGVALAWWLVPDLRTRRPRHLDVVGVLLATAALVGLMYALIEGERHDWGTVRGPVGIPAILVATAVCAVVFALRERRQREPLVPPALFRLANFGPATVITLVSSFGLYGFLLVFVIETQALLGMSPLESGLAALPWTVVLSAVAPVAGRLTDRLGGRRLLAGGLTVYALGVLGMALLVTPHSTAGTFVVPLIAVGVGMGASIAPTTTEAMRHVPAHLAGAAAGVLNTARQVGGALGAAVVGAVLQHRLADALPEAARAGAAQLPPEARADFLHGFGVAAGEGVKLGAGQAGGFVVPAGTPPELADRYREVAQAAFADAFLPAVRPALGVVVGVLLLGGLFALRLRRSPSHQV
- a CDS encoding carboxymuconolactone decarboxylase family protein, whose translation is MLTHVRHVTPVAPDAADGPVARVYGQMADDFGVLAPPVLLHSPAPDVLRACWLMLRETLLAEGLVGRDAKEVVAAAVSESNRCPYCVEVHGATAAGLLGDAGGWLTAGVGGIGDPRLRALADWARHSGDDDLARRRPPPFPAEHGPELIGVAVAFHYLNRMVSVFLQDSPLPPTPAGVRAGLRRTAARIMGALARTGRPPGRSLELLPPAPPEADLAWALGQPHVAAAFARAGQAVRRAGAAALPEHVRRRVLACVADPPPPEPGGRWFDAVVAELSPPERPAARLALLTALAPYRVTDADVAACRDGGADDAALLAITAWASLAAARRIGARLYGGGLGPPPAGVPGADAAVGEEASRAGEA
- a CDS encoding FAD-dependent oxidoreductase is translated as MTSNASTDVVVIGSGFGGAIPAYHLAAGGARVVVLERGPWLSSEEFDHDFKLGSSYTRIFDFTVGDGMSVLGGNCVGGGSVVYFATMPRAPRFIFERQGSIGRRMWPAAITRATLDPWYDRVCESLPVTMQSWDKVPYAGGLFAAACAHAGRTANPVPSAVDVDKCTNCNWMMAGCRFDAKRSLLLNYLPAALAHGAEIRPLHEVQHLSRTDDGGYRVHYRIVDAEDYRILHDSGTIDAKIVIVAAGAGATPVILQRSEPTLGTMPTAVGRYFSGNGERLNTAVFDDDRVREVLGLSRPDGKGYDANQIGRGPTVATWDRLDPDLPEYERYSLEQLFFPLGLGTILAQVPDAQGPSWFGLAKKDMLRRWQSWLTLFTMSEDDNEGVFGPPPATGNADRISQQMLGRGPLRYRPTANTLRGWAAADADARDILERDGLARVMPWTNDVVGAYTVHPLSSCRIGDDPATSALDDRHELRQHPGIFVTDGSAVPGALTVNPALTIAALAERAVPGIVRAAQERGVPVTYHGSLPDGTVTAVPQVVPG
- a CDS encoding DUF5987 family protein; the encoded protein is MQPETPEEQQARVLTLEAFADTIIPGAKRSADDRAIAGVSTDGGAVESGALALMEDPAGGLSLMLGTLSEALNAHASGYAETNGLTLDPSVPPFVALAFDHRTALLSHLLAPDNPEKEMWVGLALFSNMAYDSAAHMNTVDALAAGHPGLLAIGITKPDADGLWRFPEYSYGRPLSRLHPHTTPTGSPA
- a CDS encoding NAD-dependent epimerase/dehydratase family protein, with product MLVLVTGGTGFIGSHSTAAILDAGHRVRMLVRDAARARRVLTASGADAGRVELVVGDVTDPADVARAADGCAAALHAAGVYSFDSRDRARMRAVNLRGTEVVLGAARAAGLDPIVHVSTFGVLLPAARSPLTVDSPVGAPREAYLRSKAAAEHVARRHQGDGAPVVVTYPLASLGPDDPHLGDQTTRVRNVLRGLMPMWPTGGFPVGDVRDVARLHAAVLEPGRGPRRFPAPGRYVTTREFVDALRRVTGRALPTLRLPARALLPMGHLVSAAQRLSPVHLPAEHGAIYLCATARPIDGTPTEELLGPASRSLDETLTDTVRWLHRTGRLSRRQAGRAALPATAAPHRAAEPA
- a CDS encoding carboxymuconolactone decarboxylase family protein, yielding MIARRVASSVVQRQVNYVTPVPQGSARGLVAAVYAQVAQEMQLVVPPAQLHSPSPEVLAAYWMVMREPLLPTENVDRATKEAVAAAVSVANICPYCVDMHSVGLYELSTEHDAEAIVADRLAEITDRRIREAAEWARTAHQPQTARPVLPFAERDRPELVGVVVGFHYVARVVNVFLANFLLPPGLTPRARRRLKRGIGWLLQGTLRDAREPGRSVELLPPAPLPAEAAWAAGSPHVAGAMARAYAAFEAAGERAVPPAVRELVVERLAAWRGEETGLSRQWCERLIAPLPEPERAAGRLALLTAFASYQVDEEVVTEFRRHQPGDAALVDAVAWASFAAARRVGAWYAPAGSPEPV
- a CDS encoding copper resistance CopC family protein, whose translation is MQLPAARGRRAAGMTTMDGARPPAPPAPAGRVQRAAIVVAAGVVLSIVALLAFGSPAASRRLMLQPGDGSVVGSAPAEVTLTLGGAESAEDPHLAVTGPTGAVVSTRRPAVRDGRLVVPVRDAGPGAYRVAYRVRLPDGRQVAGLAGFTVTPGAAPAGPVATPVGEAAAGHDHARIDGINGVLLLLDLGLVGVALLLMFLRPQRGRGPVTGP